TCGGCGAGCGCGTCTACTTCAAGGAGCCTGTGTCGCTGAGCGAGAGTGAGTATGGAGCGACGGTGCGCACCGACTACACGCCGCCTGCTGCGCAGCCGTCCGACCAGACCGCGCCCGCGACAGACGAGGCGACGCCTACGCCTTCGCGCGTTATCGAGAACGGCGTTGAGCTGCTTCCCCCGCCTGCGACGCCCGCCTCCGCGCCGACGCCCGCCCCCAGCTACCGACGCTACGCCCTGCGCGCCCGATTCTCCACCGACAAGTTCTCGGAGGTCTACTCCAGCGTCATCAAGCCGATTGTCGAAACGGGACGCAGCTTCACCTTCACGCTGGAGTTCGAGGTGGACGGCGAGCTGCCCAAGCAAGTGGTCGATATGCGCGTGTCGGAGTCGGCGCGGCAGCTCGGTCAAGTGGAACGCGAGGAGAAGGCATAACCGATGGACGCGCCGCTACGCAAGGGGCAATTGCTGGAGTCCAGCCGCTACCCTGAACCCGTCACGGTCATCGAGGTGGAGCCTTACGGGGGGGATGGGATATGGCTATTGCGTGCAGTGGGCGTCAACTCGCGTCAATACTACGAAGAAATCCTCACAACAGATGAGCTGCGTGCCTTGTGCCCCGCTGCGCCGCTGGCGAGCGACTCTCGTGGCGATGCGGAGCTGTTCTTTCTGGGCATCGAGGCGCACCGCCTGCGCGCGGCGTACCTGTTCGACCCGCTGCTCGCGGTCAATGTCTCGCAAATAGACCCGTTGCCTCACCAGATCGAGGCGGTGTACCACTACATTTTGCGCCAGCCCGATGTGCGCTTCCTGCTGGCGGACGACCCTGGCGCGGGCAAGACCATCATGGCGGGGCTGCTGCTCAAGGAGCTGAAGTATCGCGGAGTCGTGCAGCGCACGCTGCTGGTTGTGCCCGGACACCTCAAGTACCAGTGGCAGCGCGAGATGAAGGAGAAGTTCGGCGAGCCGTTCGCCATCATCGATCGGGGCGTGCTGGACACCCACTGGGGACGCAATGTGTGGGAGGAGCAAGCGCAGGTGATTACCTCACTCGATTTCGCCAAGCGGGACGATGTGCTGGAGACGCTGCAGGAGGTGCATTGGGACTTGGTGATTGTGGACGAGGCGCACAAGATGGCGGCGTACCAGTACGGCTCCAAGACGAACAAGACGGCGCGCTATCGGCTGGGCGAGCGGCTCTCGCTGCAGACACACGGACTACTGTTCCTGACGGCGACGCCCCATCGCGGCGACCCCGAAAACTTTCGGCTGTTTCTGGACCTGTTGCGCCCGGGCTTTTTCGGCACCGTGGAGATGCTCAACCAGTCGATCCAGCAGCAGGACAACCCGCTGTTTTTGCGCCGTCTGAAGGAAGACCTCAAGGACTTTCACGGACGCCCGCTGTTCCCCCCGCGCCGTGTCTACACGCGCACCTTTCGGCTGAGCGACGCCGAGAAACGGCTCTACAATCGCCTCACCGAGTATGTGGAGCAGGAATACGGGCGCGCGATGCAGGGCGAGAAGCGCAATGTCGCCTTCGCGCTGCTTTTGCTGCAGCGACGCTTCGCCTCCAGCATCTACGCCGCGCGCAAATCGCTGGAGCGACGCCGCGACCGCCTGCAAAAGTTTCTGGAGCTGGGCGCGCGATTCACTGAGCAGGGGCAAGGGGTGCTGTTCCTCGATGAAGACGAACTGGAGGAGTTGGAAGAGCAAGAGCGCGTGCAGCTGGAAGACGAACTGCTGGAAAAGCTCACCAACGCTGCCACGCAGGCAGAGCTGAGGCGTGAAATCGAAACCCTCAACGATCTGGTGCAGCTTGCGCGTCAAGCAGAAAAGCAAGAGATTGAAACGAAACTGAACGAACTCCGCGAGGTGCTGGACGAACTCAACCTGCGCGGCACGCGCGAGAAACTGCTCGTGTTCACCGAATCGCGCGACACGCTCGACTATCTGGTGCGGCAGCTGCGCAAGTGGGGCTATGCGGTCACCGAGCTGCACGGCGGGATGAACTTGGACGCACGCATCCGCGCCGAACACGAGTTCCGCCACGAGACTCAAGTCATGGTCTCCACCGAGGCGGGCGGCGAGGGGATTAACCTGCAGTTCTGTGCGCTGATGGTCAACTACGACATCCCGTGGAACCCGAACCGCTTGGAACAGCGCATGGGGCGCATCCATCGCTACGGGCAAAGCCGCGAGGTGCATATCTACAACCTTGTCGCCGAGGACACCCGCGAGGGCGAGGTGCTGGCGACGCTGTTTGAGAAGCTGCAGAACATCCAACAGCAGATGGGCACCGACCGCGTGTTCGATGTCATCGGTGACCTGCTGGAAAAGAGCCTGCGCGAGTTGATTGTGGAGGCGATTACGAACCCCACGCGCTGGCACGAAATTGTGAGCCAGATTGCCACGACCCCCGACGAGGCACTCATAGCGCGCGTGCGCGAAGCCACGCAAGAGGCGTTAGCCACGCGCCACATCGACATGCAGGCGATTCTGGGCGAGGAGCGTCGTGCCCGCGAGCAGCGTCTCGTGCCCGAGTATGTGGAGCAGTTCTTCGAGCGCGCATGTCGGCGTCTGGATATCCGCTTGCGCCGCCCTCCACCTCACCTGTGGAGCCTCGATACACCCTACGAGCTGCGTCGCCAGTCCCAAGCGTTCAAGCGCGCCTACGGCGAGGTGCAGCCCAGCTATCAGCGCTTGACCTTCCACAAATCGGTCGCCCGCGAGCAAGGCGCGGAGTTCATCGCGCCAGGACACCCCCTGCTGGAGGCGGTCGTCGAGCAACTGTTGGAGCAGAGCAAGACCGCTTTGGCGCAGGGCGCGACCTTCGTCGACCCCGACGGCAAGCGCGACCGCTGGCTCTACTTCTACGCTTTGGAACTGCGCGATGGGAACAACCAAGTCGCCGCACAGCGGCTAACGGCGATTTTCTGTCCGCACGGCGGCGCGCCTCAAAGCGTCAACCCGTCCATTCTGTGGGATTTGCAGCCCGCCGTGTCGCCGCCGTATCAGGCGCAACCACCCGATGAAGCCGCCATTCACACCTACCTGCTGCAGCACCTCCTGGAGCCGTTGGAGCAAGAGCTGCGGGCGCATCGCGAGCAACTGGCGGAGATCAAGCGCAGGTATGGCGTCGCTTCACTCAACCGCCGTATCGGGGAGTTGACCCAGCGTCTGCTGGAGTACGAACAACGCTTGGTGCCTGCGCCTGAAGTGGCGAATGTGCGCCGCCGCAAAGAGGAAGCAGAGGCGCGCAAACAAGCGTTAGAGGCACAGATCGAGCGCGAGCGCACGATTCGGCGCGTGCCGCCGCGCTTGCTCGGCGTGGCGCGAGTGGTTCCCGCGCCGTCGGACAGCCTCCCGATGCACGCCGACGCCGCCATCGAAGCCATCGGGATGCAGGTCGCGATGGAGTACGAGCGTCAGCAGGGGCGCGTTCCCGTCGATGTCTCCGCCGAGAATCGCGGCTACGATATCCGCTCCGAAGCGCCCGACGGCAGCGTGCGCTACATCGAGGTCAAGGCGCGCGCCCACATCGGCGACCTCGTGCTAACGCCCAACGAGTGGACGATGGCGCAACGGCTGGGCGACGAGTACTGGCTGTACATCGTCACGGCCGCGGCGAACCAGCCACAACTGCAGTGCATCCAGAACCCTGCAGCAGCACTCAAACCGCTGCCAATTGAGGGAGTCGTGCGCTATCAAGTGCCGATGGAACACTGGCAGCGAGTCGCACGTCCAGCGGAGCCGTCAGCTCAACTTTCGACCGAAGGCGCATTATAGTTGGTCCGATAGACAAATTATCTATCCGAACATTCTCTAAGAGGACGATGATGGACAAAAGTCTCATACTGTGTCTGTTGCTCTGTTTGTCGCTGATGACGGCGCACGCGCAACCCATTCGCTTCTACGTCGCAACCGATGGCAACGATGCATGGTCGGGCAGGCTTGCCAGACCGAACGCCCGCCGCACGGATGGTCCCTTTGCCACGTTGCAACGCGCGCAGAAAGCGGTGCGTGAGGTCAAAGCCAGCCGCACCGCGCAGCCGATCGAGGTCATCGTGGGGCAGGGGGTGTATTACCTGAAGGAGCCGCTGGTTTTCACTCCACAGGACTCGGGCACCAGTCCGTCTCCGATTACCTACCGTGCGCAACAGCCAGGCAAGGTCATCCTCAGCGGGGGCAGAGTTGTATCGGGCTGGCGAAGGGTGGATAAACGACTCTGGTCAGCGCGGGTACCCGAAGCGCGAAGTGACGACTGGACTCCTCGCCTGCTGCGCGTGGGCAATCGCTGGGCAATCCGCGCGCGACATCCCAACTTCGATGCGAAAAACCCTCTCACTGGCGGCTGGCTCTTCGCCGACTTTCATGGGGAACGATGGGAGCGCGGCGTCTTTGGGCAGGGAGTTGGTAATATCCATAATCCTGGCGATACCCTCGCTTGGCGCGTGCGCGTTCCCGAGTCGGGCACGTATCGAGTATGGATGCGGTACGCTGCCGATAACACTGGCGACGCGGTGGATATGAGCGGTCGGTGTGCCTTGCAGGTGGACGACGGTCAACTGGTAACCCTGCGAAACTTGCCGAACACGGGCGGCTGGGGAGCGTTTCGCTGGTCGATGGTGGCGGAGCTGCGTCTGGAAAAAGGGGAGTGTGTGTTGCGATGGAGGAACCTGCTGGGCGGCGGGCTGAACCTGGACGCACTGGCGCTGGTGCAGGACAGCGATTGGAACCCCGAAACCGCCATCGGTGGCTACGAATGGTGGGGCGCGTATCGTCTGGAACAGCCCAGAACCGGGCGCCTACTGCTGATTCAGGCGGAAGCCTGCGACGAAGCCATTGGCAAAGAGGTGACCGTTGCCACGCCACAGCCCCCCGGCTCGCGCGAGGTATTGTCTTTCCGTGAAGGCGATATTCCCCGCTGGCGAGACGTATCAGGGGCAGAGTTGCACATTTTCCCCGCGTGGGGCTGGGTCAACGCGATTGCACCGATTGTGCGTATCGACTACGACGCCAGAAGGGTGATTTTACCACCCGACGGTTATACGGATGAGATACGGCTCGGCAATCGCTATTTCATTGAAAACGTGCGCGACGCGCTGGATGCACCCAACGAGTGGTATCTGGACAAGCGCACGGGCGAGTTGCTCTACATCTCTGAGAACGAGAAGCCTCCTGTGGAGCCAGCCGTGCTGACACGGTTAGACCGCCTCATCGTGCTGAAGGGTGAGCCGGGGCAGAACCGCTGGGTGGAACACCTTCGCTTTGTCGGCTTCACTTTTATGGACACCGACTACACCCTCACCACGAACTACTACATGCCTGCCGACGCGGTGATATGGATGTCGGGGGCGCGTGATTGTCTGGTCAAAGATTGCAGGTTCCGCCGTGTGGGCGGTTACGCGCTTCGGCTGGAGGAACAGAGCCATCGCGTGCAGTTTGTGAAGAACCGCGTGGAGGAAGCAGGGCAGGGGGGTGTTATTCTCGTTGGCGATAACCGTTCGCAGCCACGCCATAACCTCATCGCAGGCAACGTAATGCAGCAGCTGGGTCTGGTGTACAAACACGTTGCCGGGGTGTACGTCATCACCGGCAGCGACAACCGTATTGCACACAACACTATCTGGGATACTCCGCGCTATGCGATTTCTCTCAAGACGCTGGACGAGACGCGGCAGTCTCACCGCAACATTGTGGAATATAACGACCTGCGCCGCACCAATCTGGAGACCAACGACACGGGCGCAATAGAGACACTGGGCAGAGACCAGCAGGACACCGGAAACATCATTCGCTACAACCTCATACTGGATTCGGTAGGCATGGTGAGTACACCCGACGGCAAGGTCATCACGCCGTACTTCACCTGGGGCATCTATCTGGACGACTACAGCAGCGGCACGACGGTGTATGGCAACGTCGTGGCGCGTACGGTGAACGGGGGCATCTGCGTACACGGAGGCAAAAACAACCTGTTCGAGAACAACATCTTCGTGGACGCCTCAGTAGAGCAAATTCGCCTGCAACCGCGCGATGAGTTCATGCAGGGCAACCGCTTCGTGCGGAACATTGTGGTCTACTCAAAACCCGAAGCATCGCTCATCTTCTCATGGGACAGTCGGCGCGACCGCTTTAGCGAATGGGACTATAACCTGTACTGGCTGCGCGGAGCAGATTTGCGCACAATAAGTCGGCGTATCACGCCCTTTGGTACCTTTGAGGACTGGATCAAAGCGGGCTTCGACGCACACTCGGTGGTTGCCGACCCCATGTTCGTTGCACCAGACAAGGATGACTATCGTCTGCAGCCGGACTCACCAGCATACCGGCTCGGCTTCAAACCCATACCGGTGGAGAAGATAGGAGCAAGGGGGTATCAGGATTAGTGGCGTCAAACCCAACCCCATACTTTGATGACCTCCATCATTGGGGGACGTTCCCACAGCCACTCGACTCGAAGCCAGAAGCCTTCTATCGCAACAGAGTGGTACTCGCCTTCCTGTCCCACAAAGGCCGGTTGATAGATACCCTTCTCGGAAAGCACGTAAAACTCCACCTGCTTGCGCTCGGGGTCGATGATCCAGTACTCCCTCACGCCTGCCTGCTCATACTCATAGTATTTCTCTCCGCGGTCGCGGGCACGACTTTCCGGGCTGATAACCTCCACCACCAAGTCGGCAGGTCCGTTCAGGAAGTGCCGTTGGATGAGATGTTGTCGCTCGGCGGAGACGAAGAGAATGTCTGGTGAACGACCGGGCAGGTTGGGACCGCTCTTCATCTGGAAAGGCTCGGTAAGTACTCTGCCAGCACGGGTCTCGAGCGTGTGAAAGAGGAGTAGCGTCGTGAGATAGTTCACTACTGCTTGATGTTCATCGCTCACAGGGCTCATGAGAATAACCTCACCGTTCACCCACTCCGCCCAGGTGTCTTCGTCCAGCCACTCCAGGAACTGCTCGTAGGAGATTTTTCCTTCGGGCAGAGGACGGGCGGAGGACGCTTGCGTCAGCGTTGCCATGCGGCTCACCTCCGCCCGTATTATATCCCATTCGCAAGCTATCGTTCAATCAGGTAATACATCACCGTGGGCTGCAGAGTGACTTTGCCTCCCGTCGACGCTTTGCCTGCCGGATGGCCGTTTGCATCCAGAGGAGTTACTTTCATCTTGCTGGCATCGGGACGGTTGAGAGTAACCGTACCTGCGAACCGCCGGACGTTAATCGGCGCGGTACCAAGACTCTGGATGGCTCTTTTGCCGCTACCAGGCGCGCTCCAGCCGTAGTTGGTATCCTCGCTCATCACCTGCAGGAGCATCTTCCGCGAAGTGCGCAAAGGTTGCCCATCCAGCGGCACCAGCAACACCGTGCCGTAGTCCATCTGTGCGCTGATGCTGACATCGCGCAGGCTCACGGTGCCTGTCTTCTGCAGGAAGCCGCAAGCACCCTGCGCTTTGGGAGCGTTCACCGTAACCAGCCCCCACTGGTAATCCCATGTGAGCTCGCCCGTCGCGCTGCGCACAACGCCTTTGGTGCGGTCGATGTAGCGGGAGAGGTTTGCGATTCGTGACGGTGTATCGCCCTCCACGAAGTTCATCTGTACCTTGCCGACCAGATGGACGAGGGGGTCTATCGCCTCCAGCTGCTGTACCTGAGCGGTTTGCCCGGCCGGGATGTCCTTCGCACGCAGTTCGTCGAGGTTCATCGGCTGAGAGACGGGCGCGCCCTTCAGGGCGAAAAGGTCTGCCATCTTCAGGTTCGCCTCCACCACGACGGGACCTTCCTGCACCAGCCCCAGCCGGTATACCAGCGCATTGGCGGGAAACTGTCCCATTACCACTGGAGTCTGGATGGAAAACTTGCTCAATACCTGCTGCCACGAGGGTCCGGCGATGGCGAAGAAGTACACGCCATCCGTGCCCTGAAGTATTCCATAGGTGGCGAACAGGAAGGGGAAGTCTGCACGGAATCGGTTGGGTGGAGTCCAGTTCACCTCGCTGATGATGGAAGGCAGACCGTTGTAGATGACATCCATCAGCGGCAGGGAACCTTTCGCCACTTCGGTGAGGGCGCAGGCGTCGTCGTACAGGTCGCCAACGTTCAGAGACCATCCTGCGCGCTCGCCCTCATGCGGCCCGCCAAAGTAGCCGTGTCGGTCCATGTAATCGCACCCGGCGTTGCTCCACTTGTCCAGCGGACCCAGTATCTGCGCGCTGGCGGTAATCCAGTTGGAAGCCTGCACCAGCCCTTTGTAACCCAGCTCCTTCTTCAGGTAATCACGCATGCCGTCGAACCAGGCGCGCTGGTGTTTGGCGAGGAACTCGGCGGTGTCCTGCGCGCGCTTGTTGCGCTGGTTAAACATTTCCCACAAGCCCATGAATCCGGCGCGCCCTGCCGCTTCATCGTCTCCGCGGATGCGGTCGCCACCCCACGCCGCAAACGCTGCGCCCAGCGATCCATACTTCGCCTTCAGCCAGTTGCCGAACTCCTTTTCCAGTATCTCCATCTGCTGAGCCGGGATGTTCTGGTAGGGGGTGAATGTCCAGAAGAAGTAAGAGTCTTCATTCATCAACTCCACCATCGCCACCGCTGGGTCATCCTTCAGCGCGACGCCTGTGTACGGATTGCGTGTGGTCATCAGCGCGCGCCACCAGCTCTTGTAGACCTCCTGAAATCGCTTGTTGAAAAACGGCATGGCGAAAGGATGCTGGTAGTTGTAGTCCCCGTAGCCGTCCTGCGGCGTGAACCGCAACCACAGGGGGAAATAAATCGACAGGGTAACGTAGATGCCTTCCCGCTTCATCGCGGCGATGAAGTAGAAGTACTTGTCCAGATACTCCCTGTCCACCTTCGTGTAGTCGTTCTCCTGCCAGATGCCTCCATGCAGCCGCACCATGTTCACTCCGTATTTCGCCAGGTGGCGCGCCAGATAATCCACCGACGCCCTGTCCATGCGGATGATGTCGGGACCGACATTGACCGCCCAGAAGCGCACGGGTTTGCCGGTCTTGCTATGCAGAAACCGCCCATTTTTGACCACGATCCAGCCGTTTTCGCCCGCGACCTTCTCGTTCAAGAAGCGCAGGTCGATGGGCGATGGGCGGAAGTCATCCGGTGCAGGCTCAAAGGCAAACCATCCATCCATGCTGAGATTGTATTTTTCGTTCGGCTTCAGTTTGCCGCGTGGGATGATATAGCGGTTGGTCAGCAGGAAGGCGTCAAAGCAGACCGCGCCCTCGTTTTGCAACACCTCGACGCGCAACCGATGGGTTCCAGCCGATAGATTCACCTGCCCGAGAGACACCCAGTTTGCTACCACGAACTGCCGTAACGGGGCTTCGTCCAGCAGCGATACATCGCGTCCACATATCTGCCACTCCTGGTCATCGAATCGCCAGCGGAAGGGACCATGCTTCCAGAACTTGCGGGCGAAGAAGAAGTAGTTGCCGCTCTGCGGCACCTTCACTTCGTATTCCAGAAACAGGGTCTTGCCGCCGTAATTGCCGTCTGCGCCAATCCACCTGCTTTCAGACAGCACGCTTGCCTCTTGCGGATTGGCAAGTTCAAAGGAGTGACGTTCGGGAAAGTTGGTCGCTGAAGGCTTCTCGCCTTCCCACCATACCCATACCAGCCCCGGTTGCGCGGGCTGGCGCGGGGTAGGGGACTGCGCGTAGCAACCCACTACTGCCACGAGCAGAAGGGGTACCAGGCAGCTTCTTCTATTCACGGCGAACCTCCTTAACCATTCAGATGGATTACTTAAGCGTTTTAGTACTTCAGCAAAGTTGCGCTTTGTTCCTGCATCAGCAGGAGAAGCACTCATCTCTGGCGAAGCCATAGGCGAGTATGTGCAGGGAGAGGAGGAGCTGTTGTCGGTGAGCAATCAGCGCACCATCTGGGCTTACCTGGTGCACCTGAGCTTCAATATGTGGTGCGACCGTAAGGCACCAGAGTGGGAAGACTACGGTACATACCAGCCCGCCCTGCGTTTCGATGAAGGATTGTGGAACGAGCTGCTGGATGAGATGCCTCGTGGCGGAGTAAATATGGTGGTTATAGACCTTGGCGATGGGGTGCAGTATCGTTCTCATCCCGAGATCGCCGTGCAGGGTGCATGGAGTACCGCAAGGCTGAAGGAAGAACTGAAACGCCTTCGAGAAAGAGGGCTGGAGCCCGTCCCTAAACTCAATTTCTCCACTGCACATGATGCCTGGATGGGCGAGTACTCCCGTTGTGTCTCCACGCCGCGATATTATGCTGTGTGCCGGGACCTGATTGAGGAGGTTATCGATCTGTTCGAACAGCCTCGCTTCTTCCATCTGGGTATGGATGAGGAGACATGGGAGCATCAGCGGCACTACGCCTATGCGGTCGTTCGGCAGCACGAACTCTGGTGGGAGGATTTTCGCTTTCTGGTGGAGCAAGTGGAACGGCATGGCGTGCGGGCATGGATATGGTCGGATTATTACTGGCATCACCCGGAAGCTTTTCTGCAAAATATGCCGCGTTCGGTGCTGCAGAGCAACTGGTATTACGGCGACGAGTTTGACCCGCAGGATGTCGCCGTACGCGCGTATATCGAACTGGCGCAACACGGCTTCGAGCAGATACCGACCGGCAGCAACTGGTCGAACGATGTGAACTTCGGGCGTACCGTACAGTTCTGTGTCCAAAACGTACCGCCGGAGAGGTTATTGGGCTTCCTGCAAACGACGTGGAAACCAACGCTTACGGAGTGCAGACAGAAACACCTCGAAGCGTTGCAGCAGGTGGCACGCGCAAAACATCCGGCATAGTATGCATATGTATACTATGCAGACCTGTTGACAATCTACCGACAGCTATGATAGCATGATTAAGGAATGAACACGAGGGCACACAAGCCTGATGGGAGGATAGAGGAGGAAAGGCGCGACTGATGGAACGCAAATACAAGATTCTCGCGGTAGACGACGAGCCGCACATTCGTCGCCTCGTGCAGGTCAACCTGGAGAGGCATGGATACGAGGTGGTGACCGCCGCTGATGGCAAGGACGCGCTGGAGAAGGTTGCTACGGAGAAGCCGGACCTGGTAGTGCTGGACGTGATGATGCCGTATATGGACGGTTTCGAGGTGCTGCAAACCCTGCGCAAGAACCCGGAGACGCGCGACCTGCCCGTCATCATGCTGACTGCGAAAGCACAGGACGCAGACGTGTTCCGCGGGTGGCAGTCTGGCGCGGACCTGTACCTCACCAAGCCGTTCAACCCGATGGAACTCATCTCCTTCGTGAAGCGCATCTTCAAGTCCAAAGAGGCTGGCGGCGAGAAACGTTACGAGCTGTGACCCGAAAGCGAGGACTGCGATGGGCAAGAACCGTCTCGGGCTGTGGCTGGCAGTGGCTGTCGCCACGATGGTGGGCGCAGGGATAGCAGCGTACCTTGCCCTGCGCCATGAGCGAGCGCAGAGTGAGATCAGCGAAGTGCAGCGATTGATCGAGCGCTCGCAAGATATCGTTCAGCGCATCGAGAGCGAATTGGGCAGCCGAGCCTCACCTGACGCTAAAACATCTCGTGCATAGTAAACACACAGCCCGAAACCGCGGTTTCGGGCTGTCTCGGTTACCGCAGAGTAAACAACCTGGTAGCGTAAAGTCGCACAGGCCCCAGCAGTCCCGAAAGTTGCAAGGGAGAGTCCTTCGCCCACAACCTCCATGTGGTGAACGTGTATCGTCCTGCAGGACTTGGACGCCCTTCCAGCAACCATGCGGGCCACTCGCGCAGAGTACCGTCCGGGTTGCGATTGCTGTCTTCCGGCAGATGTTCGTCGCCAATCATACGGTTCACCCAGAGGTTGGTAACCTGTATCTCTATCAGATTCTCACCGGGGCGAAGAAGTTCGGTAATCTCCGCCCGATAAGGTGTTTTCCACAACACACCGGCAGGTTTTCCGTTGACGCGAACAGATGCGACTACCTCGACGCGTCCTAGGTCCAGGTAGATGCGCTGCCCTGAAAGCGGCAGGCTCGCCGGAATACGCAGCATCGCACGATAGCTCGCCGTACCGGAGAAATAGCGGATACCGGGATGTTCGTGCTCGCTCCACGAAACGAGTTTGGTAAAGACCGCTTCCGACGGCGCACCCCATCCGGGGGTAAACCGTACTCTCCACACGCTGGCGATGGGCAGGGCAGGTGGGAGGGCAGGCACCTTCAGCATCTTCATCTTACCGGAGCGGAAGTGCAGTTCGTAATCACCCGG
The Bacillota bacterium genome window above contains:
- a CDS encoding DUF3883 domain-containing protein; the protein is MDAPLRKGQLLESSRYPEPVTVIEVEPYGGDGIWLLRAVGVNSRQYYEEILTTDELRALCPAAPLASDSRGDAELFFLGIEAHRLRAAYLFDPLLAVNVSQIDPLPHQIEAVYHYILRQPDVRFLLADDPGAGKTIMAGLLLKELKYRGVVQRTLLVVPGHLKYQWQREMKEKFGEPFAIIDRGVLDTHWGRNVWEEQAQVITSLDFAKRDDVLETLQEVHWDLVIVDEAHKMAAYQYGSKTNKTARYRLGERLSLQTHGLLFLTATPHRGDPENFRLFLDLLRPGFFGTVEMLNQSIQQQDNPLFLRRLKEDLKDFHGRPLFPPRRVYTRTFRLSDAEKRLYNRLTEYVEQEYGRAMQGEKRNVAFALLLLQRRFASSIYAARKSLERRRDRLQKFLELGARFTEQGQGVLFLDEDELEELEEQERVQLEDELLEKLTNAATQAELRREIETLNDLVQLARQAEKQEIETKLNELREVLDELNLRGTREKLLVFTESRDTLDYLVRQLRKWGYAVTELHGGMNLDARIRAEHEFRHETQVMVSTEAGGEGINLQFCALMVNYDIPWNPNRLEQRMGRIHRYGQSREVHIYNLVAEDTREGEVLATLFEKLQNIQQQMGTDRVFDVIGDLLEKSLRELIVEAITNPTRWHEIVSQIATTPDEALIARVREATQEALATRHIDMQAILGEERRAREQRLVPEYVEQFFERACRRLDIRLRRPPPHLWSLDTPYELRRQSQAFKRAYGEVQPSYQRLTFHKSVAREQGAEFIAPGHPLLEAVVEQLLEQSKTALAQGATFVDPDGKRDRWLYFYALELRDGNNQVAAQRLTAIFCPHGGAPQSVNPSILWDLQPAVSPPYQAQPPDEAAIHTYLLQHLLEPLEQELRAHREQLAEIKRRYGVASLNRRIGELTQRLLEYEQRLVPAPEVANVRRRKEEAEARKQALEAQIERERTIRRVPPRLLGVARVVPAPSDSLPMHADAAIEAIGMQVAMEYERQQGRVPVDVSAENRGYDIRSEAPDGSVRYIEVKARAHIGDLVLTPNEWTMAQRLGDEYWLYIVTAAANQPQLQCIQNPAAALKPLPIEGVVRYQVPMEHWQRVARPAEPSAQLSTEGAL
- a CDS encoding right-handed parallel beta-helix repeat-containing protein; this encodes MDKSLILCLLLCLSLMTAHAQPIRFYVATDGNDAWSGRLARPNARRTDGPFATLQRAQKAVREVKASRTAQPIEVIVGQGVYYLKEPLVFTPQDSGTSPSPITYRAQQPGKVILSGGRVVSGWRRVDKRLWSARVPEARSDDWTPRLLRVGNRWAIRARHPNFDAKNPLTGGWLFADFHGERWERGVFGQGVGNIHNPGDTLAWRVRVPESGTYRVWMRYAADNTGDAVDMSGRCALQVDDGQLVTLRNLPNTGGWGAFRWSMVAELRLEKGECVLRWRNLLGGGLNLDALALVQDSDWNPETAIGGYEWWGAYRLEQPRTGRLLLIQAEACDEAIGKEVTVATPQPPGSREVLSFREGDIPRWRDVSGAELHIFPAWGWVNAIAPIVRIDYDARRVILPPDGYTDEIRLGNRYFIENVRDALDAPNEWYLDKRTGELLYISENEKPPVEPAVLTRLDRLIVLKGEPGQNRWVEHLRFVGFTFMDTDYTLTTNYYMPADAVIWMSGARDCLVKDCRFRRVGGYALRLEEQSHRVQFVKNRVEEAGQGGVILVGDNRSQPRHNLIAGNVMQQLGLVYKHVAGVYVITGSDNRIAHNTIWDTPRYAISLKTLDETRQSHRNIVEYNDLRRTNLETNDTGAIETLGRDQQDTGNIIRYNLILDSVGMVSTPDGKVITPYFTWGIYLDDYSSGTTVYGNVVARTVNGGICVHGGKNNLFENNIFVDASVEQIRLQPRDEFMQGNRFVRNIVVYSKPEASLIFSWDSRRDRFSEWDYNLYWLRGADLRTISRRITPFGTFEDWIKAGFDAHSVVADPMFVAPDKDDYRLQPDSPAYRLGFKPIPVEKIGARGYQD
- a CDS encoding Uma2 family endonuclease, with product MATLTQASSARPLPEGKISYEQFLEWLDEDTWAEWVNGEVILMSPVSDEHQAVVNYLTTLLLFHTLETRAGRVLTEPFQMKSGPNLPGRSPDILFVSAERQHLIQRHFLNGPADLVVEVISPESRARDRGEKYYEYEQAGVREYWIIDPERKQVEFYVLSEKGIYQPAFVGQEGEYHSVAIEGFWLRVEWLWERPPMMEVIKVWGWV
- a CDS encoding Tat pathway signal protein; this encodes MSNQRTIWAYLVHLSFNMWCDRKAPEWEDYGTYQPALRFDEGLWNELLDEMPRGGVNMVVIDLGDGVQYRSHPEIAVQGAWSTARLKEELKRLRERGLEPVPKLNFSTAHDAWMGEYSRCVSTPRYYAVCRDLIEEVIDLFEQPRFFHLGMDEETWEHQRHYAYAVVRQHELWWEDFRFLVEQVERHGVRAWIWSDYYWHHPEAFLQNMPRSVLQSNWYYGDEFDPQDVAVRAYIELAQHGFEQIPTGSNWSNDVNFGRTVQFCVQNVPPERLLGFLQTTWKPTLTECRQKHLEALQQVARAKHPA
- a CDS encoding response regulator, which gives rise to MERKYKILAVDDEPHIRRLVQVNLERHGYEVVTAADGKDALEKVATEKPDLVVLDVMMPYMDGFEVLQTLRKNPETRDLPVIMLTAKAQDADVFRGWQSGADLYLTKPFNPMELISFVKRIFKSKEAGGEKRYEL